From one Peptoniphilaceae bacterium AMB_02 genomic stretch:
- a CDS encoding DUF3343 domain-containing protein, protein MEIGYYFTFDTISEALRFEKELKNSNIYVKLMPVPRRFSSSCGTCAAIKKNDLIKVELLISEKNLFYHELYDNK, encoded by the coding sequence ATGGAAATTGGTTATTATTTTACATTTGACACTATAAGTGAAGCTCTAAGGTTTGAAAAAGAGTTAAAAAACAGCAATATTTATGTAAAACTTATGCCTGTTCCCAGAAGATTCAGTTCTTCTTGTGGGACATGTGCGGCAATAAAAAAAAACGATTTAATAAAAGTAGAATTATTAATAAGTGAAAAAAACTTGTTCTATCATGAATTATATGACAATAAATAG
- a CDS encoding sulfurtransferase TusA family protein has product MKEIDVRGYSCPEPVIRTMNAVKEGNAELEILVDTNVSKENVSRYLKENGYNVDVKETGDYYTIIGKK; this is encoded by the coding sequence ATGAAAGAAATAGATGTTAGGGGTTACTCCTGTCCTGAACCTGTAATTAGGACAATGAATGCTGTAAAAGAAGGTAATGCGGAATTGGAAATTTTAGTTGACACCAATGTATCTAAAGAGAATGTTAGCAGATACTTAAAAGAAAATGGATATAATGTGGATGTAAAAGAAACCGGGGACTATTATACGATAATTGGGAAAAAATAA
- the yedE gene encoding YedE family putative selenium transporter: MKNEKLKMLLGGGIIGLLAVFLVKQGNPGNMGICVACFWRDIAGALGLHRAAAVQYIRPEIIGFVFGAFASSMFSKDFKARGGSSPLIRFLLGVFMAIGALVFLGCPLRMILRLANGDLNALIGTLGFVVGIMVGLYFLKNGYTLGRNKKELQIVGYIMPLFAVMLLVFLVLKLEFILFSEEGPGSMHAPILISLVAGIITGILLQRTRVCSAGAFRDLFLIKDMHFMYGIIGIFIAALIGNLTFGGSFKLGFEGQPVAHSEHIWNFLGMTLVGFAGILLGGCPIRQTILAGDGDADAGITIFGLLIGAAIAHNFGLAASPKGAPLNGRIAVIIGLILCTIIAYIYTNKRAEG, encoded by the coding sequence ATGAAAAATGAAAAACTGAAGATGCTGCTGGGCGGTGGAATCATAGGCCTCTTGGCTGTGTTTTTAGTAAAACAAGGTAATCCCGGAAACATGGGGATTTGTGTTGCTTGTTTCTGGAGAGACATTGCCGGAGCTCTCGGACTCCACAGAGCGGCCGCAGTGCAATACATAAGACCTGAGATTATCGGATTTGTTTTCGGAGCTTTTGCTTCATCTATGTTCAGCAAAGATTTTAAAGCCAGAGGAGGATCATCTCCACTTATAAGATTTTTGCTTGGAGTATTTATGGCTATTGGAGCCTTGGTATTTTTAGGTTGTCCACTTAGAATGATACTAAGACTTGCAAATGGTGATTTAAACGCACTTATAGGAACATTAGGATTTGTCGTTGGAATAATGGTAGGACTTTATTTCTTGAAAAATGGTTATACTCTTGGTAGAAATAAGAAAGAACTTCAAATAGTAGGATATATTATGCCGCTATTTGCTGTTATGCTATTAGTCTTTCTAGTATTGAAACTCGAATTCATACTATTTTCTGAAGAAGGGCCTGGCTCTATGCATGCACCAATCCTTATTTCACTGGTAGCCGGAATTATCACAGGCATACTTTTACAGAGAACCAGAGTTTGTTCAGCAGGAGCATTTAGGGATTTATTCCTGATTAAAGACATGCACTTTATGTACGGTATTATTGGTATTTTTATAGCTGCACTTATAGGAAATCTGACTTTTGGCGGAAGCTTTAAATTGGGCTTCGAAGGACAACCAGTTGCACATTCTGAACATATTTGGAACTTTTTAGGTATGACACTTGTTGGATTTGCAGGTATTCTTCTAGGCGGATGTCCTATTAGACAGACCATACTTGCAGGAGATGGAGATGCAGATGCCGGTATTACAATTTTTGGACTATTGATAGGAGCTGCCATAGCTCATAACTTTGGACTTGCTGCATCCCCTAAAGGTGCACCTTTAAACGGAAGAATAGCTGTTATTATCGGTTTGATTCTATGTACGATTATTGCATATATCTATACTAATAAAAGAGCGGAGGGATAG
- a CDS encoding GntR family transcriptional regulator: protein MRIVRKSLSDQIYEILKRDILTGKIKFGEMLINRDLQNRFDVSSTPVRDAILKLHTDGLIDSIERTGSKVIDFTLDFALEVNEVLMYIVQWGMISAFKKGDIDSISNETFQNIEFQREHLGTERYFDYDYKFHKTFVDHSKNSRLIKLFKEYNVLHEVLVRTFYTPQNTADKQGVSIQKHVDIANAFKNKDIDLAIKLTEEHYHLAEELFKENLK from the coding sequence ATGAGAATAGTCAGAAAGTCATTAAGCGATCAGATATACGAGATATTAAAAAGAGATATTCTTACCGGTAAGATAAAATTCGGTGAGATGCTTATAAATCGAGACTTACAAAATAGATTTGATGTAAGTTCAACTCCGGTTCGGGATGCTATCTTAAAACTACATACAGATGGTCTCATCGATTCTATTGAAAGAACCGGATCAAAGGTAATAGATTTTACACTGGACTTTGCACTAGAGGTCAATGAAGTCCTAATGTATATTGTACAATGGGGTATGATTTCCGCTTTTAAAAAAGGAGACATCGATAGTATATCGAATGAAACTTTCCAAAATATAGAATTTCAAAGGGAACATTTAGGAACAGAAAGATATTTTGATTATGATTATAAATTTCATAAGACATTTGTCGATCATTCTAAAAATTCCAGATTAATAAAACTCTTTAAAGAATACAATGTACTACATGAAGTTCTGGTCAGAACTTTTTACACGCCTCAAAATACCGCCGATAAACAAGGTGTATCGATTCAAAAACACGTTGATATTGCCAATGCCTTTAAAAATAAAGATATTGATTTGGCAATAAAGCTTACGGAAGAACATTATCACCTGGCAGAGGAATTATTTAAAGAAAATCTAAAATAA
- a CDS encoding polysaccharide deacetylase family protein, giving the protein MKYILLSLILLLTACTPKAADEKVNTTQNIVDTKEDNKSTDTSKNDKETDVKTDENLDNQTAEVKEGSAQKVDISLKPNEAGKIMVLMYHNIGTEEEEWVRTPENFKKDLETLYEKGYIPISLKDYVSGNIHTPAGKTPYVLTFDDTNENNFRYLSDGSIDPNCAVGILLEFAKKHPDVKPYCTFFGNGEIPFRVTGQEKEKVNFLIKNHMDLGNHTVNHPDLTEMKPESVLYEVGRQAKYLTSLFDGNYEVNTLALPFGSRPTDSEAEAKIFSGEYEGFNYKNIAVLNVGWDPYFSPYHTEFNPHHIHRIRASEIHVDGVGLYDWLKHFDENPEARFISDGFPNIVTIKSDAVDQITNIGERELFIY; this is encoded by the coding sequence TTGAAATATATATTACTTTCATTGATTCTTTTACTCACTGCTTGCACTCCAAAAGCAGCTGATGAAAAAGTAAATACAACTCAAAATATAGTCGATACCAAAGAAGATAATAAAAGTACCGATACTTCAAAAAATGATAAAGAAACAGATGTCAAAACCGACGAAAACCTTGATAATCAAACAGCCGAAGTTAAGGAAGGTAGTGCTCAAAAAGTTGATATATCTCTTAAGCCAAATGAAGCCGGTAAAATCATGGTTTTAATGTATCACAATATCGGAACTGAAGAGGAAGAGTGGGTAAGAACTCCTGAGAATTTTAAAAAGGATTTGGAAACCCTTTACGAAAAAGGATATATTCCAATTAGCTTAAAGGATTATGTAAGTGGTAATATTCATACACCTGCAGGAAAAACACCCTATGTTTTAACTTTTGACGATACCAATGAGAACAACTTCAGATATCTTTCGGACGGCAGCATCGATCCTAATTGTGCAGTCGGCATACTTTTAGAATTTGCAAAAAAACATCCTGATGTTAAGCCTTATTGTACCTTCTTTGGAAATGGCGAGATTCCGTTCAGAGTTACCGGCCAGGAAAAAGAAAAAGTTAATTTCTTAATTAAAAATCATATGGACCTTGGAAACCATACTGTCAACCATCCTGATTTAACAGAGATGAAACCTGAATCTGTACTATATGAAGTCGGACGACAAGCGAAATATCTAACTTCACTATTTGATGGAAACTACGAAGTAAACACACTTGCACTCCCCTTTGGATCAAGACCTACTGATTCTGAGGCCGAAGCAAAAATCTTCAGTGGAGAATACGAAGGATTTAATTATAAGAATATAGCCGTACTGAATGTAGGTTGGGATCCTTATTTTTCTCCATATCATACGGAGTTTAATCCTCATCATATCCATAGGATAAGGGCAAGTGAAATACATGTAGATGGAGTAGGACTATACGATTGGTTAAAACATTTTGATGAAAATCCAGAAGCAAGATTTATATCGGATGGCTTTCCCAATATAGTAACCATTAAATCCGATGCTGTAGATCAAATTACGAATATTGGTGAAAGAGAACTATTTATTTATTAA
- a CDS encoding LysR family transcriptional regulator, giving the protein MKNISVSTKIIISTYEDENRPGSFGPGIVYLLNGIKETGSMNQATKEMNMAYSKAWRIIKEAETMLGFKLLERYTGSKGSTLTKEAEDILELYEEIKREIDAAANNVIKKYQSK; this is encoded by the coding sequence ATGAAAAATATAAGTGTTTCTACTAAGATAATCATCTCTACTTATGAAGACGAAAATAGACCTGGTAGTTTTGGTCCGGGCATTGTATATCTTTTAAATGGTATCAAAGAAACCGGATCAATGAATCAAGCCACTAAAGAGATGAATATGGCATATAGTAAGGCTTGGAGAATAATCAAAGAGGCTGAAACAATGCTTGGCTTTAAACTCCTGGAACGTTATACAGGCTCAAAAGGATCTACACTTACAAAGGAAGCAGAAGATATTTTAGAACTCTATGAAGAAATAAAAAGAGAAATAGATGCTGCAGCCAATAATGTTATAAAAAAATATCAGAGTAAATAA